The following proteins are encoded in a genomic region of Columba livia isolate bColLiv1 breed racing homer chromosome 17, bColLiv1.pat.W.v2, whole genome shotgun sequence:
- the LOC135575653 gene encoding cytochrome b-c1 complex subunit 9 — translation MRRARGKMALLRQAYAALFRRTSTFALSIVLGAVLFERAFDQGADAIFEHLNEGKLWKHIKHKYESSEN, via the exons ATGCGCAGAGCGCGCGGGAAGATGGCGCTGCTGCGGCAGGCGTACGCGGCGCTGTTCCGCCGCACCTCCACCTTCGCCCTCAGCATCGTGCTGGGCGCCGTCCTGTTCGAGCGCGCCTTCGACCAGGGCGCCGACGCCATCTTCGAGCACCTCAACGAGGGG AAACTGTGGAAACACATCAAGCACAAGTATGAGAGCAGTGAAAACTGA
- the ZMAT5 gene encoding zinc finger matrin-type protein 5 gives MGKRYFCDYCDRSFQDNLHNRKKHLNGVQHLRAKRAWYDLFRDAAAILQEEQTKKPCRKFLLTGQCDFGSSCRFSHMTEQDLEKLSAQVKGEQRSRELRQEGADVPPGTIEDWLERRAKRLSMAQSNSALPEKPVPFQYPPGWPPVQDLPPSLQAPPPGGWPVPPNLQWG, from the exons ATGGGGAAGAGATACTTCTGCGACTACTGTGACAGGTCCTTCCAGGACAACCTTCACAACAGGAAGAAACACCTCAATGGAGTGCAGCATCTCAGGGCCAAGAGAGCCTGGTATGACTTATTCCGAG ATGCTGCCGCTATCCTGCAAGAGGAGCAAACTAAGAAACCTTGTCGGAAGTTTCTGCTAACGG GCCAGTGTGATTTTGGATCCAGCTGCAGATTCTCCCACatgacagagcaggacctggaGAAACTGAGCGCCCAGGTGAAGG GGGAGCAGAGATCGAGGGAGCTgcggcaggagggagcagatgTCCCGCCTGGCACCATTGAGGACTGGCTGGAGAGGAGGGCGAAGAGGCTGAGCATGGCTCAGAGCAACAG TGCTCTGCCGGAGAAACCAGTGCCTTTCCAGTACCCACCGGGCTGGCCACCGGTGCAGGACCTGCCCCCGTCCCTGCAGGCCCCCCCGCCCGGGGGGTGGCCGGTCCCCCCCAACCTGCAGTGGGGCTGA